The DNA region TCTTTTTCACGACACGATAGCCGGTTTTGGCAACCGAAAAGGTCCCCTTGAGTACGGAGAACGCCCCGTCAATGACGGAGCAGGAGGCATTAGTCAGAAGAGTAGGGACAAGGAGCAGTAGGAGGGCAAGCCTCGTTCGTCGCAGCACTTGATCCGCACCTCCGGCCATGAGGAAATGGAAGATCATAAACCGCCCCTCTCAACTGGATAATCCGGTCATGACCGCACTATGTATCACATCAAAAAGCTGAGACGGATAAAACCCTGAAACGAGAAAGCCTGTGTAGGAAGACTCTGTGGGGGAAATGGGCTGAAAACACGAAGGGCAGCGGGTTGCCCCGCTGCCCTTCGATGACTCAGACTTGCTGAAACGATCTTACTTGATTTCAGCCTGGAGCTTGGCAGCCCCACCATCAGTCACATCCACTTCGAACTCGACCTTCTTGCCCTTTGCGGCGAATGGATGCCAAGCAATCACCTTATGCTTGCCGGCCGGCACATCCTTGATCTCGAACGAACCATCGTCCTTCGCCACGGCGAAGTGTGCATTCGACACCGGGAGGAAGAAGGACTGCATGAACTCATGTTGGTCGCACTGCAAGCGGTAGTACCCTTCCTTCTCCGCACCGCCACGGAAGGTCACCGGCTTATCCAACTTATCGCCCTTCTTTGCGAGACCGATGTTGAAACCAGTCGCGGAAGAGCTTCCCTTCACGGTAAAGCTGTGGGGATTGTGCAGCACGCCGGCCACCGACTTAGGATCTTCGGCATCGGCATCGGTGTTTTCAACTTTGAATGGGCGGGTATTCACCACCACGCCACTGAACGGCTGGAAATCACAGAACGCTGCCACGACTTCCGTTCCGGCATAGCCGTCCATCCAGGCCTTATCCTCGATGTCCACAACGGCCACGACAGCACCCTTCAATCCGCCGTCCTTGCTCACTTCGATCTGCTTCAAGAACCGCTTATCGCCATCCGCTTTGCTCTTGTCAGGAATCTGGGGACAGAACTTCGGGTTCGGGAACTTGGAGAAGAGAAATTCCTTCTGCTCCGCCTTCCCGGCAAATGTCACCTTCCCCGAAATCGTTCCGCCGGCGTACGAGGTGAGAGGCGCCGCGACCAAGGCGACGGCTGCGACACCAAACATCATTGATAACGCACTCTTCATTGGACTGCCTCCTTGTAATTAACGAACATCCTGCCTCCGAACCAACCCGTCTCTCTGGTTTTCATTCACCAAAGTTCTTCTGATTCAGGCCCTATTGTACCCTCGGTCACACTGTGACGAGTCGAGATAGACCGAGTATGTATATGAAATCTTACCGTCCGCTGTCAACCGAAACAAGAGGGACCTGAATGGGCCATCCAGAGTAGCTATTTCCACATCGTCCTGGTACATTTGGCAGAAATTGCACGTCTAGGTGAACCTCCGACTCATGTCACATCCCTCGCGTGAACCACAATGATCGCGTCAACTGTCTCTACCGGCGGGCTTAAACGTACCTACCCGGTCTATGTCACGGTGATGCTCTTCAGCATTATCGTGGGAAGCGCCGTGATCGGAGTACCGTTATTTGGTTTCCTCTATGGATACACGTGGTTCGACTGGACGATGTTCGCGCTCCTCTATGTCATCACGGGATTAGGCATTACCGTGGGATACCACCGCCTCATCTCACACCGCAGCTTCAGCTGTCCTGATGGGATCAAGGCTGTCTTACTCATCGCCGGAGGATGGGCGCTTCAACAGTCCGCGCTCAAGTGGAGTGCCGATCACATCCGCCACCACGCGGCCTGCGACCAGGATGCAGATCCCTACAACGCGAAGCTTGGGTTCTGGCACAGCCACTGTGGATGGCTCTTTGCAGACAAGAAGTACTCGGACGAAAAATATGCGACCAGGCTTCGGCAAGATCCGGTCGTGATGTGGCAACACCGATACTACACCCTCATCTTCCTCTCGGGATTGGCGTTCCCATTCCTGGCAGGCTATCTGTACAACGGCTGGGTTGGGGGGATGAGCTGCTTTATGTTGGCCGGTATCGGCCGAACCTTCGCCGTACTGAATTCGACATTTTGTATCAACTCAGTCTGTCATCTGTGGGGAAACCAACCCCATGGCCAAGCAGATTCAAGTCGAGACAGCTGGGCAGTTTCCCTGCTGACATTCGGTGAGGGCTATCACAATTACCATCACACCCATCCAACGGACTACCGCAACGGTCCCCTCTGGTACAACTTTGACCCATCAAAATGGGTGATTTTCACCCTTTCCCTCCTGGGGTTAGCCTGGTCCCTTCGGACAGCCAATGCAGCTGACCCGCAGGCTTCGAACCTATAATCTTTCACCGAATCTCGCTCAATCAGAAAAGAGAACAGGGAAGGACTGCCTGCTTAGTATTTCCGTAATGAGATAGGCGGGAGCTTCAATACAGCTTCGCGAGCGGCGGCCCATAAGGCCTCCATCATCGCCAAGAGATCCGGAGCCGTTCTGGCCAAGAGCTTGACGGCAAGGCCTGGTACCGGTGGGGTTGAGACGCCGCCTAATACGGCTCCTGGCTTGGTATCCAAGAGCGCAGCAATGGTCGACTCCAATCCAGTCCAGACCTCTGGGGCCAGTGCGTCGTTCACGACGTAGAACGAGGCCACATAATCCCATTCCTCGGCCAGACCGACCACCCCTAAGTCCGTTGCCGGATCAAGGGCATATCGCTCGAGCAGCGAATTCCCGTTGGCCGTCGTGATTAGGATTTCGTTTTCCAGGTCGGTAAAGGCCCACCGTTCTCCCCTCGCAATGCGGCCTGAGGCAAGCGCATCCCACAAGAAGAGGGTTGCGCCAGGCCCAACCGTAGCCCTAAGACTCTGCCGAAACCGAGATCCGGCAAAGGGAATCGTATGCTCAGGAAACCATTCGAGAATCGCGCCGGGCTCGACCGCGATGGCGACATGCTGTTCAGATACCAGGCCTTCAGTTTGATACACCCGGTTGGCTGAGGGAGCTGAAATGATGACATGCGCATGCTGCTCCACCGTCATATCAAGGGACAGATGGTCACCCCCAACCAGACCACCGGATGGATTGACCAGTAAGGTATAGGCAGACCCGGTATCGTCGAGATAGATAGGGGGCAGCAGTTTCCAGGGCGTAGTGAAATACGAGTGAGAGATCACCGTACGGTGATCAAGCTTTGTGTACGTCAGCTTCAGCTCACCGACCCGTCCGACTAACTCTGTCGCAAACCGTTCAGGAGATTTTTTCTTCCGGACAGACGTACGTGTTCCAGACGATGCCCTTGGTTGAGACGTACCCGTTTTCCGAGCCGCCCGCTTCCGCTGTCCCTGCTCTGTCGGCATGGTCATGAACGCTTGACTCGTTGCGGGATGCGTTGCTCAACCCACGCCACCACCGCATCCATCCCCTCGCCGGACAGGATATTGGTGAAGGCAAAGGGAAGCTCCCCACGCATCTTACGGGCATCCCGATCCATGACGGAAAGATCTGCGCGCACATGCGGGGCCAAATCCATTTTATTGATGACGAGGAAATCAGATCGCGTGATTCCCGGTCCACCCTTCCGTGGAATTTTGTCACCACCGGACACATCAATCACATAAATGACATAGTCCACCAGTTCGGGGCTGAACGTGGCCGCAAGATTATCCCCGCCGCTTTCCAAGAAGATCAGCTCAACATCCGGATGCCGGCGCAACAGATCATCGATGGCTTCCTGGTTATGGGATGCATCTTCACGGATCGCCGTATGGGGGCAGCCCCCTGTTTCCACACCAAGAATCCGATCGACCGGAAGTGCGGCACGCTTGGTCAGGATTTCAGCATCAATTTTTGTAAAAATATCGTTGGTCACGGCTGCAAGGCTGAAACGATCGCGCAGCCGCTGACACAATGCTTCCACGAGCGCCGTCTTTCCCGATCCAACCGGCCCGCCAATACCAATGACCGGAATACCTTGTTTCCTCGCCTGAGTCGGAGTCCAATTGTGATTATGTTCACGATTGAGATCATGCATGTTTACGCCTTACGAGCAGATAGCAAAGACTAGACGAGCCCTCACCACCTGTTCCGTTCCTTTCTTAGGTCTGACGATGTTCGCAGGTCTCCCATTAAGAGCGAAACAGTCTCCACTCTAGAGAGCCATGACGCATCGCATAAATATCTTGGATAGGTGACCACGAGCTCATTGCCGTATCGAGGTCAACCTCCCGACTAATCCGTTCAATCAATGGAAGCCATTCGCTCAGGATACGCTGGCCCTCATGTTGACCGATAGGACTCAGCCGCATCGCGGAGGAGATGAACCCCACGGCCGTTTGGTACAAGAAGGCGCCGGCGGTTTCTTCAGGATTCCAGCCACACGAACCCATGGTAAGTCCAAACGTCACCGCGAGATGACCTGGGGCGCGATCGGCTTCTACTTCATCACGATATTCATTCAGGATCGACTTGGCTCGCATCTGATCCGCCGCGACCCTGATCACTTGTCGCCCCATCTGG from Candidatus Nitrospira nitrosa includes:
- a CDS encoding acyl-CoA desaturase, which encodes MIASTVSTGGLKRTYPVYVTVMLFSIIVGSAVIGVPLFGFLYGYTWFDWTMFALLYVITGLGITVGYHRLISHRSFSCPDGIKAVLLIAGGWALQQSALKWSADHIRHHAACDQDADPYNAKLGFWHSHCGWLFADKKYSDEKYATRLRQDPVVMWQHRYYTLIFLSGLAFPFLAGYLYNGWVGGMSCFMLAGIGRTFAVLNSTFCINSVCHLWGNQPHGQADSSRDSWAVSLLTFGEGYHNYHHTHPTDYRNGPLWYNFDPSKWVIFTLSLLGLAWSLRTANAADPQASNL
- a CDS encoding urease accessory protein UreD, with product MTMPTEQGQRKRAARKTGTSQPRASSGTRTSVRKKKSPERFATELVGRVGELKLTYTKLDHRTVISHSYFTTPWKLLPPIYLDDTGSAYTLLVNPSGGLVGGDHLSLDMTVEQHAHVIISAPSANRVYQTEGLVSEQHVAIAVEPGAILEWFPEHTIPFAGSRFRQSLRATVGPGATLFLWDALASGRIARGERWAFTDLENEILITTANGNSLLERYALDPATDLGVVGLAEEWDYVASFYVVNDALAPEVWTGLESTIAALLDTKPGAVLGGVSTPPVPGLAVKLLARTAPDLLAMMEALWAAAREAVLKLPPISLRKY
- the ureG gene encoding urease accessory protein UreG encodes the protein MHDLNREHNHNWTPTQARKQGIPVIGIGGPVGSGKTALVEALCQRLRDRFSLAAVTNDIFTKIDAEILTKRAALPVDRILGVETGGCPHTAIREDASHNQEAIDDLLRRHPDVELIFLESGGDNLAATFSPELVDYVIYVIDVSGGDKIPRKGGPGITRSDFLVINKMDLAPHVRADLSVMDRDARKMRGELPFAFTNILSGEGMDAVVAWVEQRIPQRVKRS
- a CDS encoding urease accessory protein UreF, whose translation is MNTPALLEGLRFVDTFFPSGGYAFSSGLEAAVQGGAVKTSDQLAKYVEDLLRGGMSRREVLAVKQANRAASKGLLQVAVQIDRALEATKLGRESRMASRQMGRQVIRVAADQMRAKSILNEYRDEVEADRAPGHLAVTFGLTMGSCGWNPEETAGAFLYQTAVGFISSAMRLSPIGQHEGQRILSEWLPLIERISREVDLDTAMSSWSPIQDIYAMRHGSLEWRLFRS